One genomic region from Halobacteriovoraceae bacterium encodes:
- the smpB gene encoding SsrA-binding protein SmpB gives MGIKIIAKNKRASYDYFLSEKLEAGIQLKGTEVKSLRKGKGSISESHVGIDSNGEMWIYNMLIPQYEFGNINNHQENRTRKLLLHTKEIVKLSHAMKAGSMTIVPTIIYFKNSFVKIEIALAKGKKLHDKRESEKEKDINRKLQRGIFD, from the coding sequence GCTATGACTATTTTTTATCTGAAAAATTAGAGGCGGGAATTCAACTTAAGGGAACTGAAGTAAAATCGTTAAGAAAAGGAAAAGGATCTATATCGGAATCTCATGTTGGAATCGATTCAAATGGAGAGATGTGGATTTATAATATGCTTATTCCTCAATATGAATTCGGAAATATCAATAATCATCAAGAAAATAGAACAAGAAAGCTTCTACTTCATACTAAAGAAATCGTAAAACTTTCACATGCAATGAAGGCAGGATCGATGACAATTGTTCCGACAATCATTTATTTCAAAAACTCATTTGTAAAAATTGAAATTGCACTTGCGAAAGGAAAAAAACTTCATGATAAAAGAGAAAGTGAGAAGGAAAAAGATATTAACAGAAAATTACAAAGAGGAATTTTCGATTAG